The following DNA comes from Clupea harengus chromosome 9, Ch_v2.0.2, whole genome shotgun sequence.
AATGAAATCAGTGATTCTATATGTGCACTTTGCACAGGTATCAGAATTAAATCAGTGATTCTATATGTGCACTTTGCACAGGTATCAGAATTAAATCAGTGATTCTATATGTGCACTTTGCAGAGGTATCAGAATGAAATCAGTCAGTAGATTCCAAATGACTAGTTAGGATATAGTAGATAGGAACTCATGCCCAGAGCTGGAGAGACATGAGCATTTTCTTAGTGTGGATAAAAAACTACAGGATCTTTTCTTTCAGCCCATGAAACATGGTACCAGAATTTGACatttgtgttgtatttatagTTCTGTTCAGTGTAGTTCTGGCATGGGCATCTATATACAGATGATCCGATTCCCCTCAATGACTCAGGTGACTCTATCTCCATCAACACCGCCCTCAGTGACTCAGATGAGACTCTATCTCCATCAGCACCGTCCTCAGTGACTCAGACTTTATGACTCAGGTGAGGCTTTATCCATCAGAGCAGACCTCTACACTTCAGCCAACTACAGCCAGCTGTTACTCTAACTCACAGGTGAGTGATAGGATAGAGGGCAAAGAgccaaacaccaaaacacattGACATTGCCAGCACATTGTGcatcaaaaatgtgtgtgtgtgcgtgtgtgtgtgtgtgtgtgtgtgtgtgtgtgtgtgtgtgtgtgtgtgtgaaagagaaggagaaagagggagagagagagggagagttactttcaaggaatgtgtgtgggtgtgtgtgtgtgtgtgtgtgtgtgtgtgtgtgtgagagagaaggagagagagggagagttactttcaaggaatgtgtgtgtgtgtgtgtgtgtgtgtgtgtgtgtgtgtgtgtgtgtgtgtgtgtgtgtgtgtgtgtgtgtgtgtgtgtgtgagagagagaaggagagagagggagagttactTTCAAggaatgtaagagagagagagagagagagagagagagagagagagagagagggatagatttACTCTAGTTCTACATAATTGTCAGTTATGCAGAGGTAgtgctacactcacacacccacccacacacacacacacacacacacacacagaggtagtgctacactcacacacccagctctgtcctccctccccgGAACCCTTCTCAAAGTCCCTCTCCACccctacaatacacacacacacacacacacacacacacgcacacacacacacacacacacacacatctccaccccTACAATTAACACAGAAAGGGTCTGcacctctccctgccccccacccccacccccacccaaccctcCCTACTGTCACCTCCAACTTACAGGGGCACACAAACAGGTTTCTGCCCCCTTCCGCCCCCAACCCGACCTGATAACAatatcaaatctctctctctcacacacacacacacacacacacacacacacacacacacacgcacacactctcacacagacacacacctccaggctgACACACAAGCAGCAGGTCAACAGGAGATTTAAACAACCAGCATGGTCAACAGaagattttttttagattttatcCTGCATGGCTGGCTGAAAAAGTTAAACATGAAGTCTGTTACATAGtgagggtatttgtgtgtgcatgtgtgcgtatttgtgtgtgtgtgtgtgtgtgtgtgtgtgtgtgtgtgtgtgtgtgtgtgtgtgcgtatgtgcgtatgtgtgtgtgtgtgagtgttcgtatgtgtgtgtgtgtgtgtgtgtgtttgaactccTGTTACTGAGAGCCCtgccacacgcacacccacgcaTGACCTCCCGTCTTTGGCGAACCGTAAAACATCTTTATCACTGGGTCAAGTTGAGCGCGAGTGGGCGTGGGGCGTGAAAAAAAGCAATTACCCCAATAAAGATCTTTCTTTGCATTTAAAAGTTTTGCAATGGATTCTGCGACTTATATAACGGGAAGCATACGTTTCGTCTTTACTGCAGCCTTAAGCCCTAtgtgtgaggtttttttttttgtgagatcAGGTAGCCTGCTCAGGTTTATATGACAAGTGCTGCCTTCAGGACGGCGCCTCCCGGCTGAGACTCGCGTGCCCAACCTTGATTTTTAGtggattttaaaaaaaaatgtcttattaACGGCTGACAAATGACGTGGCAGTACACAGTGCTAATAATCGATTGCCATATAAAAGGGGCGTAGCTTTTTAATGACTATTATTACTGTGCCATCATTGTCATAATTTTCATTATCGTTCTCAATATGGTTGGTAGTCTGACTAGGACTGACCATAGGTGTGAGGAAAGTTAAAGTGCTCCATTGTACGTTCCGCTGCTTGTGCATTCTGCCCTGTCGGGTTCAGCAGACTGGCTCTGCATTACCGGGGTGCACCGATCAACTTGCGTGCTCCCCCTTCCCATAGACCAGACACAAATCAGCTGCTAGTTTCCTAAAGCGCCGTTAATTATAACATTAGTAAAAACGGGTCCAGATGTGCCCGTCAAGCCCATCTCATCTGGAACTATTTCGGCCGTGAAGCTCTGGCTGCGACGAAAGCTCTACCTGTGCTCTATCCATCTAAAACCTGCCCACGTCCTTCAGGAGTTTGTAGGTTAGTCCTGGGTCAGCCGGTGAGCTGGCCGTGCTTTTATGAAGCCTGCACGACACTGACTATACACTTAGACTATATGTTCACTCATATCGCGATGAAATGGCTTGGAACTCAATTTGAAAAATAAACCGGTATTTACTGTAAAGGCTTATGTGAAATCTTGTTttgacacacacctctctctctttctgatgtTAATATGTCACTCTCTGGTATGCAACCTAATTGTCATTTAACTGGAGACTGTGTAGCCTAATGGCTGTGTGGACGTACTGTGTGCCCATCACTTGCTCAGTTAGGCAAACCTTGGTGTTTTAAAACTGTCAGTTTATACATTAACTCTTAGCTGTCCAGAAAACTCTGGtgctcactttatctctctataCCGGAGGAGAGTCGCAGCGTGATAGTAGTTAAGGTGCTAAATTCAGCTCTGACTAATCCCAACTGTTATAACGACAacctggagagagaaagagagagagagagagaggagcacaatCACCAATTATCTTGGCGCGTGGCATTTCTAGTTCAAACGGTTAGAGATCATACGTCACGAGTTTGACAGCTTCACACGCCAAATCAGGTTGTTGAGCGCGATGAGTGGCCCCGGGCGTCATTCCGCCGTTTGAAGGAGATTAGCGCGCTCACcaccccatctcacacacatctccccaaAGGTCTGGAGAGCTCTCGGGACTCCCCTTCACGCGCCCTAATCCGCGCCTTGCACCCAGAATCTACCTGCCCGCGAAATGGTGAGTATTCTGTCACAACCGGTGACCATTAAAATCCTATTTCTAATGTCTGTTGGTGTCTTATCAACTGCTTTTCGTCAATGAGCCTTAATAATAGTTATTCTCGTAGTCTACATTTGTACGCGCTGTACTTCAATAGACTAAGCATACAAACAACCAATGATGCATTTTGAACCTAATTGACGTGGAAGGCGACTTCGCTTAAATCACGGCGTTCGCCTTTAATCAGCGTGCGCTGGTGCAGGTGCACCTCTCGTGTTTAACGGGATGAGTGTCTCGCACTCACATTGATAATCAAGAGCAACAGGTGCTTTTCGCGTGCAGAAAGTTCAAGGACAATTTTAATCGTTTGGAGTAGTGCAGTGCAAGAGGAAATATGTGTTCTTTTCACGCGAATTTGGACAGTCAATTTATTGAATCTAGATATGGTGTCATTTACCGATCTGGATACTGGGAAACTTCATATTTAATGAGAAATATTTTAGGAGAGAGATTTCGGGACATTTTGTTCTCAGTTTTAATTAGGATTTGTTTTATTGTTACAACTGCATAGTGGACAGTCCAAATAACTCTTGAAATGTATGCATTTTGATACGATTCAGGGTTGTTATCGTTTATGTATGAGCAAGTGTACTTGCTTTAGTAAACACGCCAGTACACAGATGCGTCTCTTGGTTAACACTTGGACGCTCGTCTCATATTGTTCTGCTGCTTATTCCGTTTGTTCAGCAGAGCACCATCCTATCCTGCCAAGATCTGAGCTTTGTGGGGGGGCAGCGCTACAACTGCCCGTACTCCGCCTCGACGTCAGCTGACCCCAGTGTTGACGTTTCCACGGAAACGCTGGTCTCCCTCTGGGACGCCCGTCCCCGGGACAACGCGGCGTGCCAGCAGCACGAGCCGCCACTGCGAGGTAAGTCCTGCAATATCCCGGGATAAGCGGCGCGAGACCATTCCCGGCTGTGCGCGCTTTTGTCAAACTGGAATTTTTCCATCTGGAATTTACAAAAAAGGCGCTGATGTTTTTTCGGGTCTTTGTCAAACTCAAGATGCCGAGTGCtttcagaatgttttttttcactcttgctAAGTGGTTTTAATGGCTGCAATTGGAGTTCCTTGGCAGCAAGATTCGTGCAGTATGCGCTAGAAATGCCAGCCTCAAACTgccatttgtttttcttgtttgtttttcgtcATTCATTTACTTCATGTGTGTTATTAGGATTATAACCCAGATGTATTGTCTTTCCGTTAGAATCGCAGCACTCAGACCATGGAGCGGTTTCCCAGCAGACGTGGCCAGACCATCTCTCCCCGCACTTTCAAAGAAATAAGCAGGTGTATATCCAAAACCAGTGTTAAAACTTACAAGCTTAAACGGCCATGTAATTAAGCGTTTGCTGTTTAATAAGAATTGCATTGCTATCACCACTTGTGGAAGTTCTAAACCTTTAAATGATTGTTATGGATAGTCGTGCTAAGTGAATGGTTTCTGCTTTCACAGCTTCAGGACACTTTAATGCAGAGAGATGAGGAACTTGCTCGGCTTCATGAAGAGAACAACAAGCTCAAAGACTTCCTCAACTCCTCCTTTGTTAAATGTCTGGAGGACAAACGAAAGGTGATTAGATGTTATACAGTTCATGGACTTGTTATTAGCAGTTATTAGCAGTTTTACTTGAGTACACCATTTTGGCTAGTTTGGGActtgacactttttttgtttctttctccaaTCCCTCCCTTTACttttccctcactcactcatcctctctctctctctctctctctctctgtcaatcacCTCTTTGTCAATCTTTACCATCAATTCtcttctttttccatctctctctctcctctggtttctttcccccctctctctctctctccctctctctctactgcagAAGCTGCTCAATGCTCCCAGCCGTCACAGGAAGCGGcgtcagcaggtgtgtgtggaggagcgtGGCCACagtcagcaggtgtgtgtggaagagcgTGGCCCTTGTGGGCTGGTTCCGGATTGTGTGGCGAAGCGGACCTGTCGCAACCTGTCTCTGGAGTTCTGCTCAGCCGAGGAGCTGGCCGCCACTCCGCCACTGGACTCCTGGGTTCTGGAGACGCTGGGTCTCAAGGACCAGGACACCATCGACCTGGAGTCCGTCTTCGGCAGCCCCACCCTGGACCCCCTTGCAGCCGGGTTTCAGCCCGgcctccaacccccccaccgCGTCCGCCAGCTACATCTGCCCCTCCGCCCCCCACTACAAGCCCCCCGGGGTCCAGCTACAGCCCTGCCGTGGGCTCCACCTGTGACTTCAGCGCCATCATGGACTCGTCCAGCAGCTACAGCTGCAGCCTGCTAGCCTCGGCCAGCCACTGCTCCTCCCTGAACTCTGCGTCGGAGTACAGCTCCACCGTGGAGATGCCCCCGGCGTACCCCCACACCCGGACAGTGCCCTCCCCAGCGCTGCCCCGCGGCCAGCTGCTCTCCCCCGATCCCTCTCAGCGTCTGGCTCCGGTGGCGACCTCTACCCCCCAGCGCTCGCCTCCGCTGCATTGCAATGGCTCCCCCAGGCCTGCAGGGGACAGTGGTGAGCTGTGCTCCCCGGTGCGTGGCAGGAGCGAACTGGCCTTCAGCATGTTCCTCAGCCCTCGCAgtagcgtgcgcacacacagctTCCCCCAG
Coding sequences within:
- the gmnc gene encoding LOW QUALITY PROTEIN: geminin coiled-coil domain-containing protein 1 (The sequence of the model RefSeq protein was modified relative to this genomic sequence to represent the inferred CDS: deleted 2 bases in 1 codon), which codes for MPGAPSKQEHNTDRIQAPDWTTHCSSERPLTAWSQAIFWEYPEQWSGELSGLPFTRPNPRLAPRIYLPAKCVLALVNTPVHRCVSWLTLGRSSHIVLLLIPFVQQSTILSCQDLSFVGGQRYNCPYSASTSADPSVDVSTETLVSLWDARPRDNAACQQHEPPLRESQHSDHGAVSQQTWPDHLSPHFQRNKQLQDTLMQRDEELARLHEENNKLKDFLNSSFVKCLEDKRKKLLNAPSRHRKRRQQVCVEERGHSQQVCVEERGPCGLVPDCVAKRTCRNLSLEFCSAEELAATPPLDSWVLETLGLKDQDTIDLESVFGSPTLDPLAAGFQPGLQPPPRPPATSAPPPPTTSPPGSSYSPAVGSTCDFSAIMDSSSSYSCSLLASASHCSSLNSASEYSSTVEMPPAYPHTRTVPSPALPRGQLLSPDPSQRLAPVATSTPQRSPPLHCNGSPRPAGDSGELCSPVRGRSELAFSMFLSPRSSVRTHSFPQGQAFVRKDMQGGWNFTWVPKQCA